In one Neobacillus sp. CF12 genomic region, the following are encoded:
- a CDS encoding acetoin utilization AcuB family protein encodes MIVEEIMKTEIFTVTPTVSIADTMRLMEAKKIRHVPVINDEQQLVGIVTLSDIREAAPSIFRANEHLEDLQKPIDSIMKKDVITGHPLDFVEEIAAVFYEHKIGCLPITNDQKLVGIVTETDLLRTLVELTGAHQPGSQIEIRVPNLAGKLSDITTIIKSRKANILSVLVYPDKKDDQFKILVIRLQTMNPTALIQDLKQSGHDVLWPNLPGVSL; translated from the coding sequence ATGATAGTAGAAGAAATAATGAAAACAGAAATATTTACGGTTACTCCAACTGTTTCAATTGCGGACACAATGCGGTTAATGGAAGCAAAAAAAATTAGGCACGTCCCTGTTATAAACGACGAGCAGCAGCTTGTTGGCATTGTAACTCTGTCTGATATACGTGAAGCGGCCCCGTCTATATTTCGTGCTAATGAGCATTTGGAGGATTTACAAAAACCTATTGATTCCATCATGAAGAAGGATGTTATCACAGGACATCCGCTCGATTTTGTTGAGGAAATAGCAGCAGTGTTTTATGAGCATAAAATTGGCTGCCTGCCAATTACAAACGATCAAAAACTCGTTGGAATTGTTACGGAAACAGACCTTTTGAGAACACTTGTTGAGTTGACTGGCGCCCACCAACCTGGCTCTCAAATTGAAATAAGAGTACCAAATCTTGCAGGAAAGCTTAGTGATATTACAACTATTATTAAAAGTAGAAAAGCGAATATTCTGAGCGTACTTGTATATCCGGATAAAAAAGATGACCAATTCAAAATACTGGTTATAAGATTGCAAACGATGAATCCAACTGCACTTATACAGGATTTAAAACAATCGGGTCATGATGTTTTATGGCCTAATCTGCCAGGTGTTTCCCTATGA
- a CDS encoding acetoin utilization protein AcuC, with amino-acid sequence MTDSCSFVFSEELLKYKFNSNHPFNQFRLKLTVDLLHKMNALDPQQIIPPRQATEEELSLVHDPSYIDAVKMAGHGQLPQTVAENYGLGTEDTPIFPNMHEASALLVGGTLTAVDQVMTGKALHALHLGGGLHHGFRGKASGFCIYNDSSVAIKYLQNKYNARVLYVDTDAHHGDGVQWSFYDDPNVCTLSIHETGRYLFPGTGNVSERGQGKGYGYSFNIPVDAFTEDESWLHVYRQSLKEVAEFFKPDVILTQNGVDSHYYDPLTHLSASMKIYREIPKLAHEMAHQYCGGKWIAVGGGGYDIWRVVPRAWSLIWMEMTENSNCYGSLPQDWLDYWQEKAPVNLPVNWDDPDDMYKPIPRKAEITEKNLLTLEKALYPIRNYQNSKK; translated from the coding sequence ATGACGGATTCATGTTCATTTGTATTTTCAGAAGAACTGTTGAAATATAAATTCAACAGTAATCATCCTTTTAATCAGTTCCGACTTAAACTTACAGTAGATTTGTTACATAAAATGAATGCACTTGACCCTCAGCAGATCATTCCTCCAAGACAGGCAACAGAAGAGGAACTTAGCCTTGTTCATGATCCAAGCTATATAGACGCTGTTAAGATGGCAGGGCATGGTCAGTTACCACAAACAGTGGCCGAAAACTATGGATTAGGGACGGAGGATACACCCATTTTCCCTAATATGCATGAAGCAAGCGCTTTATTAGTTGGAGGAACGCTAACCGCTGTCGATCAAGTTATGACAGGCAAAGCCCTGCACGCCCTTCATCTAGGGGGGGGACTTCATCATGGATTTCGAGGTAAAGCTTCTGGTTTCTGCATTTATAATGATAGTTCAGTAGCAATTAAATACTTGCAAAATAAATATAATGCCAGGGTTCTTTATGTTGATACGGATGCCCATCACGGGGATGGTGTTCAATGGTCCTTTTACGACGATCCGAATGTCTGTACCTTATCCATTCATGAAACCGGAAGATACTTGTTCCCCGGTACTGGAAATGTAAGCGAAAGAGGGCAAGGGAAGGGCTATGGTTATTCTTTCAATATTCCAGTAGATGCATTTACAGAGGATGAATCTTGGCTCCATGTTTATCGTCAATCACTGAAGGAAGTAGCTGAGTTTTTTAAACCAGATGTTATCCTGACTCAAAATGGAGTGGACTCTCATTATTATGACCCTTTAACCCATTTATCAGCTTCAATGAAAATTTATCGTGAAATCCCAAAACTTGCACATGAAATGGCGCATCAATATTGTGGAGGTAAATGGATTGCAGTCGGGGGCGGGGGCTATGATATTTGGAGAGTGGTTCCAAGGGCCTGGTCATTAATATGGATGGAGATGACTGAAAACTCAAACTGTTATGGAAGTTTACCTCAAGATTGGCTAGATTACTGGCAAGAGAAAGCACCAGTCAATCTTCCTGTGAATTGGGACGACCCTGATGATATGTATAAACCGATACCTAGAAAAGCAGAAATAACAGAAAAGAATCTACTGACACTCGAAAAAGCACTATATCCTATCAGAAATTATCAAAACTCTAAAAAATAA
- a CDS encoding transglycosylase domain-containing protein, giving the protein MNDKFQAWIERAKSITNLFTHKRTVKSARITYQVFWNLLLLVLTVVILGGSFAGGVGAGYFASLVKDEPVRSYDSMKKDIYNYTETSDLYFSDNVYLGKLRTDLEREEVKIDQVSDFLVKAVIATEDEYFYKHKGVVPKAVFRALFQEVTNSAVQSGGSTLTQQLIKNQILTNEVSFERKANEILLALRLEKFFSKKEILEAYLNVSTFGRNSSGKNIGGVQAAAKGIFGKSASELTLPQAAFIAGLPQSPFGYTPFTREGTVKNNLEPGLTRMKTVLKRMYNGGHITEAQYAEASAYDITKDFIPAGENPLEKYPYLSFEIEKRAIDLLTNVLAKNDGYEENDLTEDENLFYKYKTLAKQNLRQNGYEIHTTINKDIYDAFQVVKNNYPNYGPDKAEQKLDPETGETITVMEPVEVGAMLIENKTGKIISFVGGRDHNKQELNHATSAVRQNGSTMKPLLVYGPAIELGKASPGTPLPDVPLRLEPSISRPWPNNYDKGYSGITSARYALKKSYNIPAVKLYKDILDQQPAKYLEKMGFTSLKGDDYTNLSTAIGSLTNGVTVEENTNAFTTFANQGKFIDAYMIEKIVDKNGNTIYQHEIKPVDVFKPQTAFLTLDMMRDVLESGGTAAGIPGKLKFRADWAGKTGTGHEYHDNWFVATNPNVTFGIWNGYDTPKSLNSGGMRYSQRTNNLWAELINAAYDIKPELISPAESFPVPAGIVKRSFCVVSGLLPSDACSKAGLIDSDYFNADNVPTKRDDSLIAGNYVQIGDKKYLALDSTPKEFAKQGVILNPDFIAKMVGKNFSNTSQLIPKMARWGNILVSNDKMVDNGKRPDGVSLSLSGNNLIWSPPADNDVVGYRVYKGNSKVGSIISGSSLSFNAGNGTYYVTAVDIAGKESQPSNPVVVGSTPPTQ; this is encoded by the coding sequence ATGAATGATAAATTTCAAGCGTGGATAGAGAGAGCGAAGTCCATAACCAACTTGTTTACCCATAAAAGAACAGTAAAAAGTGCACGTATTACGTACCAGGTCTTTTGGAACCTATTGCTGCTGGTACTAACTGTTGTTATCCTTGGGGGATCATTTGCAGGTGGAGTGGGCGCAGGATATTTTGCCTCGCTTGTTAAGGACGAACCTGTTCGGTCTTATGACAGTATGAAGAAAGATATTTATAATTATACGGAAACATCGGACTTATATTTTTCTGACAATGTCTATCTTGGTAAACTGCGTACAGACCTTGAACGTGAAGAAGTGAAAATCGATCAAGTATCTGATTTTCTAGTTAAAGCCGTGATTGCAACAGAAGATGAATATTTTTATAAACACAAAGGAGTCGTGCCTAAAGCCGTTTTTAGAGCACTATTCCAAGAAGTAACGAATTCTGCAGTACAATCAGGCGGCAGTACTTTAACACAGCAATTAATCAAAAACCAAATCTTGACGAATGAAGTCTCCTTCGAGAGAAAGGCAAATGAAATCTTACTTGCCCTTCGTTTAGAGAAGTTTTTTAGCAAAAAAGAAATCCTAGAAGCGTACTTAAACGTCTCGACATTTGGCAGAAACTCATCAGGTAAGAATATTGGCGGAGTTCAAGCAGCGGCAAAAGGCATATTTGGCAAAAGTGCCAGCGAATTAACCCTTCCACAGGCAGCCTTTATTGCTGGTTTACCACAGAGTCCTTTTGGTTATACACCATTCACAAGAGAAGGTACAGTGAAAAACAACTTAGAACCTGGTCTTACTCGAATGAAAACAGTCCTAAAAAGAATGTATAATGGCGGTCATATCACTGAAGCTCAATATGCTGAGGCCTCCGCTTATGACATTACCAAGGATTTTATTCCGGCAGGCGAAAACCCACTTGAAAAATATCCATACTTATCATTTGAGATTGAAAAGCGGGCTATCGATTTACTAACCAATGTTCTAGCGAAAAACGATGGCTATGAAGAAAATGATTTAACGGAAGACGAAAATCTTTTCTATAAATATAAAACATTAGCCAAACAAAATTTAAGACAAAATGGATACGAAATCCACACCACGATTAACAAAGATATATATGATGCCTTCCAGGTGGTAAAGAATAACTATCCTAACTACGGACCTGATAAAGCAGAACAGAAGCTTGATCCAGAAACTGGGGAAACAATTACAGTCATGGAACCCGTTGAAGTCGGGGCGATGCTAATCGAGAACAAGACAGGTAAAATCATCAGTTTTGTCGGTGGACGTGACCATAATAAACAGGAGCTTAACCATGCGACTAGTGCTGTACGACAAAATGGTTCTACGATGAAGCCTCTACTTGTATATGGACCGGCTATTGAATTGGGGAAAGCATCACCTGGTACACCTTTACCGGATGTACCATTAAGACTTGAGCCCAGTATCTCGAGACCATGGCCAAACAATTATGACAAGGGTTACAGCGGGATTACTTCAGCAAGATATGCGCTAAAAAAATCTTATAACATTCCAGCTGTTAAGCTATATAAAGATATACTTGACCAGCAGCCAGCAAAATATCTTGAAAAAATGGGCTTTACCTCACTTAAAGGTGATGATTATACCAATTTATCAACCGCAATAGGGTCTCTGACAAATGGTGTTACAGTTGAAGAAAACACCAATGCCTTTACCACCTTTGCAAATCAGGGTAAATTTATTGATGCATACATGATTGAAAAGATTGTTGATAAAAATGGCAATACCATTTACCAGCACGAAATAAAACCAGTCGATGTTTTCAAACCACAGACAGCTTTTTTAACGCTTGATATGATGCGCGATGTATTAGAAAGTGGTGGTACAGCTGCTGGTATTCCAGGTAAATTGAAATTTAGGGCAGATTGGGCAGGTAAAACAGGGACAGGACATGAATATCATGACAACTGGTTTGTGGCTACCAACCCAAACGTAACTTTTGGAATCTGGAATGGCTATGATACGCCAAAGTCATTAAATAGCGGTGGAATGCGCTACTCACAAAGAACAAACAATCTATGGGCTGAATTAATTAATGCAGCATACGATATTAAACCTGAGTTAATCAGTCCAGCTGAATCATTCCCTGTACCTGCAGGTATTGTAAAGCGCTCATTTTGCGTTGTTTCAGGCTTACTGCCTTCAGATGCTTGTTCTAAGGCTGGCTTAATTGATAGCGATTATTTTAATGCTGACAATGTACCTACGAAACGTGATGATAGCTTGATTGCAGGAAACTATGTGCAAATTGGCGATAAAAAATATCTAGCTTTAGATTCAACGCCAAAAGAATTTGCTAAACAAGGGGTAATCCTAAATCCTGACTTTATTGCAAAAATGGTCGGAAAGAATTTTAGCAATACAAGTCAATTAATCCCTAAAATGGCTCGATGGGGCAATATCCTCGTATCGAACGATAAAATGGTTGATAACGGAAAACGGCCTGATGGAGTAAGTTTATCACTTTCAGGAAACAATCTCATTTGGTCACCACCAGCAGATAATGATGTTGTTGGGTATCGAGTTTATAAAGGGAATTCAAAAGTCGGCAGTATTATTAGTGGTTCTAGTCTATCCTTTAATGCAGGAAACGGCACCTATTATGTAACCGCAGTAGATATTGCTGGAAAGGAATCACAACCTTCAAATCCGGTTGTTGTCGGCAGTACACCGCCAACACAGTGA
- the tyrS gene encoding tyrosine--tRNA ligase: protein MDLLQDLAWRGLIYQQTDEDSLKDLISKESISLYCGADPTADSLHIGHLVPFLTLRRFQQHGHRPIVLVGGATGLIGDPSGKSEERNLQTLEAVQKNVEGIQKQLAAIFDFSGDNGAVMVNNYDWAGSMDIVTFLRDIGKHIGVNYMLAKDTIASRLESGISFTEFTYTILQAMDFNHLYENLNCKLQVGGSDQWGNITSGLELIRKMQPEGAKAFGLTIPLVTKADGTKFGKTEGGAVWLDANKTTPYEFYQFWINSADADVVKYLKYFTFLSHEEIERLEKSVQEEPHLRQAQKALAEEMTRLIHGEDSLQQAIKITEALFSGDVRSLSASEIEQGFKDVPTFNAADTEGNLVDLLVAAKISPSKRQAREDITNGAVTVNGERITDTAYVLQDSDRIEGQFTIIRRGKKKYTLIQY from the coding sequence ATGGATTTATTACAAGATTTAGCTTGGCGTGGACTCATCTACCAGCAGACAGATGAAGATAGTCTTAAGGATTTGATTAGTAAGGAAAGTATATCCCTGTACTGTGGTGCAGACCCAACAGCAGATAGCTTGCATATCGGTCACTTGGTACCTTTCTTAACACTAAGAAGATTCCAGCAGCATGGCCATCGTCCTATCGTTTTAGTTGGTGGTGCAACAGGACTTATTGGTGACCCGAGTGGAAAAAGTGAAGAGCGAAATCTTCAAACATTGGAGGCTGTTCAAAAAAATGTCGAGGGGATTCAAAAACAGTTAGCAGCAATTTTTGATTTCTCCGGAGATAATGGGGCTGTCATGGTAAATAACTATGACTGGGCTGGATCAATGGATATAGTAACCTTCTTACGTGACATTGGTAAGCATATTGGAGTCAATTATATGCTTGCGAAGGATACTATTGCATCAAGACTTGAGTCGGGGATTTCATTTACAGAGTTCACATACACGATCCTACAAGCAATGGACTTCAATCACCTTTACGAGAATTTAAACTGTAAATTACAGGTCGGAGGAAGTGACCAATGGGGCAATATCACTTCTGGTTTAGAACTAATTCGTAAAATGCAGCCAGAAGGCGCAAAGGCATTTGGATTAACAATCCCTCTTGTTACAAAAGCAGATGGTACTAAATTTGGGAAGACAGAAGGTGGAGCTGTTTGGCTTGACGCGAATAAGACAACACCTTATGAATTTTACCAATTCTGGATTAACTCGGCGGATGCCGACGTGGTTAAATACTTGAAGTACTTTACTTTCTTGTCACACGAAGAAATCGAAAGACTAGAAAAGTCTGTCCAAGAAGAACCTCATTTACGTCAGGCACAAAAAGCATTAGCTGAGGAAATGACTCGTTTAATTCATGGTGAAGACTCTTTACAACAGGCTATTAAAATTACCGAAGCGTTATTCAGCGGAGATGTTCGAAGCCTATCAGCTTCAGAAATCGAGCAAGGATTCAAAGACGTTCCTACTTTTAATGCTGCTGATACAGAAGGTAACTTGGTCGATTTATTAGTGGCAGCGAAAATTTCTCCATCCAAGCGCCAGGCAAGAGAAGACATCACAAATGGTGCAGTTACCGTGAACGGGGAACGAATCACAGATACAGCTTATGTATTACAAGATTCGGATCGGATTGAAGGACAGTTTACGATAATTAGAAGAGGGAAGAAGAAATATACATTAATTCAATACTAA
- a CDS encoding GNAT family N-acetyltransferase: protein MEHKKTYNAKELKTPHGNIIIEGPITSDKLAGYEFHEHLTAFRPPEQQHQALIGIAQLEEGRIIIARLHHTIVGYVTYLFPDPLERWSEDKMDNLIELGAIEVIPQFRGCAVGKNLLTVTMMDDAMEDYLIITTEYYWHWDLKGTGLNVWEYRKIMEKMMNAGGLQWYATDDPEICSHPANCLMARIGKRVDMETIQRFDRLRFMNRFMY, encoded by the coding sequence ATGGAACACAAAAAGACGTACAATGCGAAAGAATTAAAAACTCCGCATGGAAACATAATTATCGAAGGGCCAATTACCTCAGATAAGCTTGCAGGCTATGAATTTCACGAACATCTTACCGCTTTTCGTCCCCCAGAACAGCAGCATCAAGCTTTAATTGGGATTGCACAACTAGAAGAGGGAAGAATTATTATCGCAAGGCTTCACCATACCATTGTTGGCTATGTGACATATCTGTTTCCAGATCCTCTTGAAAGATGGTCTGAAGACAAAATGGATAATCTAATTGAATTAGGCGCCATTGAGGTAATTCCACAATTTAGAGGCTGCGCTGTCGGCAAAAATCTCCTCACCGTTACAATGATGGATGATGCTATGGAGGATTACTTAATTATAACAACAGAATATTATTGGCATTGGGATTTAAAAGGAACAGGGTTAAATGTTTGGGAGTATCGGAAAATCATGGAGAAAATGATGAATGCGGGCGGACTCCAATGGTATGCAACGGATGATCCAGAAATATGTTCACACCCTGCTAATTGTCTAATGGCTAGAATTGGAAAAAGGGTGGATATGGAAACAATCCAACGGTTTGACCGTCTGAGATTTATGAACCGATTTATGTATTGA